The sequence GGCCGTGCTATCTACGCCGATTGCCTGAAACAGCTGGGCCGCGAGGCGGAAGCTAACGCCGAGTTGAGTCGTCTGCCCGCGACCTATAACGTGGCTGAAACGTCCCGGCTGGCCAATCTGGAGCGTCCCAAGGACAAACATGACGCCGTCAGCTTCCGCCAGCTCACGCGATTGATGCAGATACAGGAAGAACTCCAGCACTCGAAGTTTTCCACCGGGGTCCATGCCGAATTGCATTTCAAAAAAGCGATGGAGGATGCCGTCAGCGGACTCGAGCAGGAAGCGATCGAGCAACTCCACAGCGTGCTCGACTACGATCCGCAGGACAGCCGCGCCTATCGCGAACTGGCCCGCATTCATCTGAAGGCCATACGCCTGGATGACGCGGCGCGCGCGGCGGGGCGGGCTTTGCAATGGAATAAGTCGGCGGAGAACTATATTTTGTTAGCGCAGATTCAGATTCAGCAGGGCCACAAGCCCGAGGCGATGGCCTCCGCTGAAGCAGCGCTTGGTCTGGACCCCTCGAGCCGAGTGGCCAGCGAGATGGTGTCCACTTTGCAGGCCGAGACGGGTACGTCCACGTCAAATCGCTAGTTGTATGTAGTAAAATGTGGTTGTATGTAGTCGTGCTTATGAATTTTAGCCACCTCCAATTACATCTGCTCCGCACCGCACTTTTAACTACGTGTGTCGTCCTACCGCGTTTAACCTGGGCACAGGAGGCGAATCCATCGCCAGTAACCGTCCCGGTGCCGCGCGTGGTCGAGATTCTGATCGACGGTGTCATCCACTCCGTCTCCGCCGAATTTGTGCAGGCGGGCATGGAGCTGGCCGAGGAGCGAAACGCCGCGCTGATTCTGATTCAGATCAGCACGCCCGGGGGGCTGGACACCTCCATGCGTCAGATCATCGAGCGCATAATCGCCAGTCGCATTCCGGTCGCAGTTTACGTTGCGCCGGCTGGTAAGCGCGCCGCCTCTGCCGGCTACTACATCCTGCTCTCCGCCGATATTGCCGCCATGACTCCGGGAACCAACACCGGCGCGGCCCATCCGGTCCTGCTCGGCGGGCAGATGGACGAGACCATGAAGGAAAAAGTGGGCAACGATGCCGCCTCCTACCTGCGCAGCATCGCGGGCAAACGCAATCGCAACCCGAAACTAGCAGAGACCGGCGTCATCGATAGCAAGTCGTTCACCGAGCAGGAAGCGCTCGACGGCAAGTTGATTGACCTCATCGTCGCCAATCGCGACGAACTGCTCGCGAAACTCGATGGTCGTCAGGTCACGCGCTTTGATGGAACGCAGGTTACGCTGGAACTATCCGGCGCAATTGTTGAGCGCTATGATCCATCATTCCGTCAGGTGTTTCTGTCGCGGATACTGGACCCCAACATCGCCTTCCTACTGCTGATCCTCGGCGTGCTGGGCCTCTACGTTGAGTTCTCCAATCCCGGCGTGATCCTTCCCGGCGTGGCGGGAGGAATCTCCCTGATCCTGGGCCTGTTCGCTCTCTCCCTGCTGCCGGTGAACTGGGCCGGTGCCGCGCTCATTTTCCTGGCGATGGCCTTATTCATACTTGAGGCCAAGTTCACTTCCGGCGGCGTACTTGGCGCCGGAGGCGTGCTGGCCATGATCCTGGGCGCTCTGATGCTGATCGACACGCGCCTGCCCGGCGGCTCTGTTACACTTCCGGTAGCGATCGCCGTGGCACTGCCTTTTGGCGGCATTACCATATTTCTGCTGCGCCTGGTG is a genomic window of Acidobacteriota bacterium containing:
- a CDS encoding nodulation protein NfeD, whose translation is MNFSHLQLHLLRTALLTTCVVLPRLTWAQEANPSPVTVPVPRVVEILIDGVIHSVSAEFVQAGMELAEERNAALILIQISTPGGLDTSMRQIIERIIASRIPVAVYVAPAGKRAASAGYYILLSADIAAMTPGTNTGAAHPVLLGGQMDETMKEKVGNDAASYLRSIAGKRNRNPKLAETGVIDSKSFTEQEALDGKLIDLIVANRDELLAKLDGRQVTRFDGTQVTLELSGAIVERYDPSFRQVFLSRILDPNIAFLLLILGVLGLYVEFSNPGVILPGVAGGISLILGLFALSLLPVNWAGAALIFLAMALFILEAKFTSGGVLGAGGVLAMILGALMLIDTRLPGGSVTLPVAIAVALPFGGITIFLLRLVVRARQGKIATGETGMVGEIGRVEVALAAESTLAGAPKGKVFVHGELWDAVSGENISVGTTVRVKSVNGLTLEVEPTDPQRRS